Genomic window (Nitrospirales bacterium LBB_01):
CCCAATCTTTAACCCTAAAACCGAGGGGTTAAGGGGAAATCATTTCCCCTTATGGGAGAGGGTCTAAGGGAAAGGGCAAAGCCCTTTCCCTTACTTACTATAAAACACACATACCATCAAAATAATTCAAGTTGATGCGGAGCGTTTGGGGGAGGTTTTTCTTTTCTCCCTACAAAGAATTGAATGTCTCCAAACTGCTTGTCGGTAATACTGATGACATTAACAAAACCCTTTTCCGGCAGCGCACCTTTGATACGCCGAGTGTGAGCCTCTGCATTTTCTCTGCTTGCGCAGTGACGATAGTACACTGAGTACTGCATCATGTTAAAGCCGTCGTCAAGAAGAAATTTTCTGAATTTTGTGTAAGCCTTTCGCTCTTTCTTCGTTTCAGTCGGTAAATCAAAAAGTACTATTAACCACATAATCCTATATTTATTTAACTCGCACATGTTTAACCGAAGTCACAGACCCGGGTACTCAATGTCTTTCTGTTCTTTAGCGAAGCACCTTTGCAGTGATGCAGTGGTTCTGTTAAGCGCTGTCATAAGTGGAAAAGTGCTGCCGTCTAAAACCACATCTGCCGCAAGTAAACCCAGCAGCTCTTTTTTTATCTCTTTGGTCAGGCTCATTTTATCCAATGGCAGCTCGTCCATGTCTTGTATTTCAAGTTCTCCTATATCGGCGCCAGTGTACAACTCATACACT
Coding sequences:
- the cas2 gene encoding CRISPR-associated endonuclease Cas2; translation: MCELNKYRIMWLIVLFDLPTETKKERKAYTKFRKFLLDDGFNMMQYSVYYRHCASRENAEAHTRRIKGALPEKGFVNVISITDKQFGDIQFFVGRKEKPPPNAPHQLELF